The Oceanidesulfovibrio indonesiensis DNA segment ATCAGAAATCTTCGTATATATGACCTCGAAGGAGCGGTGAGCTTCTCCACGGATCGTGCGGAGGTGGGCAACACTGTGCTGGCTGATGGCAAGGTGCTGGGGACTATCGACAATCTGGGAAAGACGTTCGACATCGACTCCGAAATATCTCAATGGTGGGGTATATTTCTTTTGGATATCGAAGAGGACTCCGTGGTGCTGCGTACGGTGTACCCTCTGCGCATGGAAGATGATCTCGTGGGGCCGGAACGCAGAAAGGGACCGCTTATCGGCGTGCTTGAGCTGCGCCAGGACATTTCCGAAGACTACAAGACCGTTTTGCGTTTTCAACGCGTTATTCTTGCGGCTTCTTTGGTAAGTTCCCTTGGTCTTTTCCTAATGCTGCTTGCGATAATCCGTAAGGTGGACCGCTCAAACGCTGAGCGCATCAAGGAACGGAACCGGCTGGAACGCGAGCTCCACCAGAGCGAAAAGCTTGCCTCCATGGGCCGTATGGTCGCCGGCATCGCCCACGAGATTCGCAACCCGCTCGGCATCATCCGCTCAAGCGCCGAACTGCTGCTCAAGAAAACCGGATCCAAGGATGATCTTCAGGCCCGCATGCTCAAGGCTATCCACGACGAGTCCAAACGGCTCTCCCAGACCGTCAACGACTTCCTCGACTACGCCAGACCCCGCGAGGGCAAGCGAGACCCCGTTGATGTGGGCAGGCTCCTTGAGCAGGCGCTTGTGTTTTTGGAGCCCGAGTGCGAGAAGAACAACGTGGTGGTGGAAAAGGAATACGAGCAGGAGCAGGGCCGCATCATGGTGCGCGGGGATAAGGATCTGCTCTACCGCGCGTTCTACAACATCCTGACCAACGCCATGCAGGCCATGGCCGGACCGGGTACGATCCATGTGCGGTCCGAGAAGAACGATGGTCGCCTTCTTGTGGAGTTCGTAGACACCGGTCCCGGCTTCGACGAAAACTCCCTGGACAAACTGGCTGATCCGTTCTTCACCACAAAGGACAACGGCACCGGGCTCGGGCTGACCATCCTCAAGAACATCGTGGAAAGCCACGGCGGCTCACTCGGGCTGGACAACGCGCCTGAAGGCGGCGCCAGGGTCCGGATCAGTCTGCCCCTCGCCTGAGGCCAGGATACACGTACCAACCATGCCGACGCATATACTCTGTATAGACGACGAACCGAACTACGTGCTCGTCCTCGAAGCCCTGCTTACCGAGGAAGGGTACTCGGTCACGGCCCTGTCCGATCCGGAAACCGCTCTCGCCTACCTCGACGAATCCGAGGTGGACGTGGTCATCACGGACATGAAGATGCCCAAGCTCTCCGGACAGGGCGTGCTCGACCACGTAAAGAAGAATTACCCGTACATACCGGTGATGATCATGACCGCCTACGGCTCCATCGAAGGCGCCGTGGAGGCCATGAAGCTGGGTGCGTTCGATTATATCACCAAGCCTTTCGCCAACGAGGAACTGCTGCTCTCAGTGCGCAAGGCAGCACAGATGGCCGAGGCCCAGCGGCAGTACCGGGTGCTCCAGGAAAGCCTGGGACAGCGCTTTGGCAAGCATCAGATCCTCGGCACCTCCAAGGTCATGCAGAACGTGCTGGCCATGATCGACCGCGCGGGCCCGTCCAAGGCCACGGTGCTCATCACAGGCGAGTCCGGTACGGGCAAGGAACTCGTGGCAAAGGCCATCCACTTCTCATCCCCCCGGAGCAAGGGACCGTTTATCTCCGTGAATTGCGCCGCCCTCAACCCCGGCGTGCTCGAAAGCGAGCTGTTCGGCCATGAGAAGGGCTCCTTCACCGGCGCCGTGGCGCGTAAGCGCGGCCGGTTCGAGTTGGCTCATGGCGGCACGCTCTTTCTCGATGAGATCGGCGAGTTGAGCCAGGACATGCAGGTAAAGCTGCTGCGCGTCCTGCAGGAGCGGACCTTCGAGCGCGTGGGCGGAACAGAGTCCATCAGCGTGGATATCAGACTGGTGGCGGCAACGAACAAGGACCTGCCTGAAGCCGTGAAGAATGGGGGATTCCGCGAGGACCTCTATTATCGACTGAACGTAATACAAATTGAAATACCGGCCCTGCGTGAACGGCGCGAAGACATTCCGCTGCTCGCATCTTCCTTTGCCGAGAAGTATGCCGAGGAGAACGAAACCGCGCACAAGACGTTCTCGCCCGAGGCCATCGGCTATCTCATGGGGTATGAGTGGCCGGGCAATGTCCGCCAGTTGGAGAACGTGGTGGAGCGGTGCATGGTGCTTGCCGGCTCCGATGTCATCGGCGTGGAAGATCTGCCGGCCGAGATCAAGGACGAGGAGGCGCAGTTCAAGTCCGCCGTGGATCTGCTGCCGGTGAAGCTGGACCTTTCCGACACCCTGGAGAAGATCGAAGCCGCCCTGGTGCGCCGAGCCCTGGTGCGTAGCGACTTCGTGCAGGTGAAAGCGGCCGAGTTGCTCGGCATCTCCAAAAGCCTGCTCCAGTACAAGCTGAAAAAGTACCAGATTTCGGCCCATCCGTAAGATATGGCCGACCGACGACTCCTGGATGCCGCGGCGCCGTTGCCGGATGCCGGACCCCCCCGAGACGACATGCCTCAGGGTTCAGTGTCCGAGTACGTGGATTCGCTCAAGGCTTCGCCGCGTCTGGGATCCCAGGTGGTTTATCATCGCGTGCTCTCGGGCAGGGACCCTGAGTTCGGCGAACCGGTCCGGCCCTGGCCCCGCGCCGTGGGGAACCTGCTGGCTGAGCGCTCCATACCCGCACTCTACGCCCACCAGGTTCGAGCCACGGACATGGTCCGCGCCGGACGCCATGTCGTGGTGGCCACCCCCACGGCAAGCGGCAAGACCCTGGTATACAACCTGCCGGTTTTGGAACGATTTCTCCAGGATCCGGACGCCCGCGCCCTGTATATGTTTCCGCTCAAGGCCCTGGCGCAGGACCAGCTCAAGGCCTTTAACGAGCTGACTGCAGGCTGGCCCAAGGACGCCCGCCCCCGCGCAGCAATTTACGACGGCGACGTAAGCGACTACGCCCGCCGCAAGATCCGCGAGAACCCGCCGCACGCCTTGCTCACCAACCCGGAAATGCTGCATCTGGCGTTGCTGCCGCATCACGAGAAGTGGTCCACCTTCCTGGCCGGGCTGTCTTTTGTGGTGGTAGACGAGGTACACACCTACCGCGGCGTCATGGGGTCGCACATGGCGCAGGTTTTCCGGCGATTGAACCGTGTGGCCGCTCGATTCGGCGCCGCGCCCACGTTCATCTTCTGCTCGGCAACGGTAGCCAACCCCGGAGAATTGGCGCAGAAGCTCACCGGCCACGAGGTGGAAACCATCACGGAATCCGGCGCACCGCAGGGCAAACGCCACTTCGTGTTCCTCGACCCGCTGGAAGGCGCTGCCCACGCCGCGATCATGCTTCTCAAGTCCGCCCTGGCCCGCAACCTGCGCACCATCGTGTACTGCCAGTCGCGCAAGCTCACGGAGCTTGTATCCCTGTGGGCGCAGGACAAGGCCGGACCATATAAGGACCGCATCAGCGCCTATCGCGCCGGCTTTCTGCCCGAAGAACGGCGGGAGGTCGAAGCCAGGATGTCCACGGGCGAGCTGTTGGCGGTGATTTCCACCTCGGCCCTCGAACTCGGTATCGATATTGGCGCCCTGGACCTGTGCATCCTGGTGGGCTATCCGGGCACCATCATGTCCACGCTCCAGCGCGGGGGCCGGGTGGGCCGCAGCCTCAAGGAGTCCGCTGTTGTGCTTGTGGCGCAGGAGGACGCCCTGGACCAGTACTTCATGCGCCACCCGGAAGACTTTTTCGAGCGACCGCCGGAAGCGGCCGTGCTCAATCCGCACAACGAAGTCATCCTCGCCAGGCACCTGGATTGCGCCGCGGCCGAGCTTCCCCTCACCGAAGGCGAACCCTGGCTCGATATCTCTGAAGTGCGCCAGGTGATGACGGCCATGGAATACGATGGCCGTCTGCTGCGCTCCAAGGAGGGAGACCGCATCCATTCGCGCCGCAAACAGCCGCACAGGGAAGTTGATCTGCGCGGGGCAGGGGCTTCCTACCGCATAGAGGCTTTGCCACAAGGAGCTTCCGTGGGCCTGGTGGATGAACACCGAGCGTTTCGGGAGACTCACCCCGGGGCCGTGTATCTGCACCGCGGCAAGACGTTCCTGGTCAAGGATCTCGACCTCGGCTCCCACACTGTGACGGTGACGCCGGCACGGGTGGACTACTACACCCGCGTGCGTGGTTCCAAGAGCACCGAGATTCTGGAGGTCCACGAGTACGGCAGCGTCTGGGGCACGCGCATTTTCCGCGGCAGGTTGCGGGTTACGGAAACCATTACGGGATACGAGAAACGCAAGGTGCGCGGCGGCACGCTCATGACCATTGTGCCCCTTGATCTGCCGCCTCTGGTTTTCGAGACAGAGGGGGTGTGGATCGAAATTCCCATGGAAGTGCAGCGGCAAGCGGAGGATAAATTTTTCCATTTCATGGGTGGAATCCATGCGCTGGAGCACGCCATGATAGGCATCTTGCCGCTTATCGTCATGACGGATCGCAACGACCTCGGCGGCATCTCCACGCCCATGCACCCCCAGGTGGGATTGCCGGCCGTGTTCGTTTACGACGCCGCCCCCGGTGGCGTGGGGCTCACGCGGCAGGCGTACGAAAAAGCGGACGATCTCATGGCCCGAACCATGGACGTGGTCGCCTCCTGCCCGTGCGACCTCGGCTGCCCGTCCTGCGTGCATTCGCCCAAATGCGGGTCCGGCAACAGGCCCATCGACAAGGCTGCGGCTCTGTTTCTGCTCGGCGCCCTCCGGGACGCGCCAGCGCCGGACATCGGACCGCAATGTTTACCGCAGTTGCCGGATAAAAAGGAAGAGACCCCGACAGATGGGATTGCCGTCACGGCGCACATCCCCAATGCGGAATTGCGATACGGCGTTCTCGATGTGGAAACGCAACTGTCGGCGCAGGAAGTGGGTGGCTGGCGAAACGCCAGGGATATGCGTGTTTCCTGCTGCGTGCTCTACGATTCGGAAACGAACGATTATACGGCCTATCGCGAGGACGAACTGCCCGCCATGTTCGATCGGCTTCAGGCACTCGACCTGATCATCGGTTTCAACATCCTGCGCTTCGACTACTCGGTGCTCGGTCCATACGCCGGTGCGCTCGACCTGCACTCTCTGCCCACCCTCGATATGCTCCAGGAGGTGCGCCGGCGGCTCGGTTACCGACTTTCACTGGACGCCCTGGGCGCCGCCACTCTGGGTGCGCAGAAAACCGCCGACGGGCTCCAGGCCCTGGCCTGGTGGAAGGAAGGCCGCATCGACGAGATCATCGAGTATTGCACCAAGGACGTGGAGCTCACACGCGACCTCTACCTGCACGGCCGCGAGCATGGCTACCTGCTTTTCACCAATAAAGCCAAGCAGACCGTGCGCCTGCCTGTTGAATGGTAGGCTGCGGGACAGCGTTCCCTCAGAGCCCAGGCGGCTTCAATTTCCAATTTCGATAAATTCCAGGTCGGGAGCCTTCTCGATAATTCCGTGCCGGGCCAGGGCGGCGTAGAACGCGCGCAGCCCGTCCAGTTCCTCGGGGCCGAGGTCGTAAACCAGGCCGGCGAAGTAATCGGCCAGTTCCTCCACGGACATGCCGGACGCCTGCGACGCGGCCGGGAGCAACGTGGACAGCCTGGAAACGCCGGCGCGTTTGCTGGCGAGCAACACCCGAGCAGCTGCGCGGAGTTGCTCCGGCTGCTTTTCGAACGCGGCGCGGGATACGGCCCAGAGGCCAAAGATGAAGGGCAGGCCGGTCCACTCCCGCCACGCCTCGCCCAGGTCCAGCCGCACGGGGTAGTCCGAATGGTTGCGCAGGGTCAGAGCCTCGTCACCGATGCAAAGAATGGCCAGGGGACGCTCGCCGGATTCCAGAATCGCAGTTGCGTTTCCGGTGGTATACCGCAGCTTGTCAAGTCCATAATGATCTTTGAGAAGCATGTGCAGAAGCGTGGCCGAGGTGTGGGTCTGCGCACTGACCAGGATGTCTGCGTCGTTGAGATTTCTGATGTCCTTTCTGGAGAGTAACAGTACGGACTGCACTGGTCCGCGGCTGCCGATGGCCAGGTCTGGAATAAGCAGATACTGCTCCGGCCGGCGGCCGTATTCCACGGACGACATGGCCGAGATGGGCAGTTCTCCCGAAGCCATGAGTTGGTTAAGGTGGGATGGCGGTCCGCTTACGATTTCGAAGTGCAGATCGCCGAGCACGTTCTGATCGCCGGATTCGATGGGCTCGTAGATGGGCAGTACGTTCAGGTAGCCAATCCGCCCGAGCTTCATGGGCGACGGGTCATCGTGTTCTGTCGATTCGGTCATCGTTCGTCCCCGGCATCGTCGTCGCGCAGGGAGTAATCCATACGCCGGCGGCGAGGTATGAAGCCGGCCTCGCGGATAAGACGGCGGATATCGTCTTCCGGCAGTTTGAAACTCACGCCCGTGGCGGCCACCACGTTTTCCTCGATCATGGTGGAGCCGAAATCATTCGCTCCGCCCAGCAGCGCGAGTTGGGCGATCTGCGGCCCCATGGTCACCCAGGAGGCCTGGATGTTTGGCACGTTGTCCAGCACGATGCGAGAGAGGGCAAGCACCCGCATGTAGCTGCAGCTGGTGGGCGAACGCCGCACCGCGCCAGTCTCGTCCTTGGCCAGAACGGTATTGCGTGGCTGGAACCCCCAGGGGATGAACGCTGTGAACCCGCCTGTCTCGTCCTGGAGCTCCCTCACGGCGATCATGTGTTCGATGCGTTCGGCTCGCGTCTCCACATGGCCGAACATCATTGTCGCCGTGGTCTTCAGTCCCTGTCTGTGCGCCTCGCGCATCACTCCGAGCCATGCGCCGGCAGAGCACTTGTTGGGCGCGACGATCCGCCGGACACGATCGACAAGTATTTCGGCGCCGCCGCCGGGGATGGAGG contains these protein-coding regions:
- a CDS encoding sensor histidine kinase, which produces MPDKKTQAANPGDSFATAFGFTKILSLSSLVLILATGLILSVVIANSARQTLLEKQEQFATLLAENLNHQIYRRFILPTLIGFGSIELSQEAQYDRLERTIESATRGLNIRNLRIYDLEGAVSFSTDRAEVGNTVLADGKVLGTIDNLGKTFDIDSEISQWWGIFLLDIEEDSVVLRTVYPLRMEDDLVGPERRKGPLIGVLELRQDISEDYKTVLRFQRVILAASLVSSLGLFLMLLAIIRKVDRSNAERIKERNRLERELHQSEKLASMGRMVAGIAHEIRNPLGIIRSSAELLLKKTGSKDDLQARMLKAIHDESKRLSQTVNDFLDYARPREGKRDPVDVGRLLEQALVFLEPECEKNNVVVEKEYEQEQGRIMVRGDKDLLYRAFYNILTNAMQAMAGPGTIHVRSEKNDGRLLVEFVDTGPGFDENSLDKLADPFFTTKDNGTGLGLTILKNIVESHGGSLGLDNAPEGGARVRISLPLA
- a CDS encoding sigma-54-dependent transcriptional regulator; amino-acid sequence: MPTHILCIDDEPNYVLVLEALLTEEGYSVTALSDPETALAYLDESEVDVVITDMKMPKLSGQGVLDHVKKNYPYIPVMIMTAYGSIEGAVEAMKLGAFDYITKPFANEELLLSVRKAAQMAEAQRQYRVLQESLGQRFGKHQILGTSKVMQNVLAMIDRAGPSKATVLITGESGTGKELVAKAIHFSSPRSKGPFISVNCAALNPGVLESELFGHEKGSFTGAVARKRGRFELAHGGTLFLDEIGELSQDMQVKLLRVLQERTFERVGGTESISVDIRLVAATNKDLPEAVKNGGFREDLYYRLNVIQIEIPALRERREDIPLLASSFAEKYAEENETAHKTFSPEAIGYLMGYEWPGNVRQLENVVERCMVLAGSDVIGVEDLPAEIKDEEAQFKSAVDLLPVKLDLSDTLEKIEAALVRRALVRSDFVQVKAAELLGISKSLLQYKLKKYQISAHP
- a CDS encoding DEAD/DEAH box helicase codes for the protein MPQGSVSEYVDSLKASPRLGSQVVYHRVLSGRDPEFGEPVRPWPRAVGNLLAERSIPALYAHQVRATDMVRAGRHVVVATPTASGKTLVYNLPVLERFLQDPDARALYMFPLKALAQDQLKAFNELTAGWPKDARPRAAIYDGDVSDYARRKIRENPPHALLTNPEMLHLALLPHHEKWSTFLAGLSFVVVDEVHTYRGVMGSHMAQVFRRLNRVAARFGAAPTFIFCSATVANPGELAQKLTGHEVETITESGAPQGKRHFVFLDPLEGAAHAAIMLLKSALARNLRTIVYCQSRKLTELVSLWAQDKAGPYKDRISAYRAGFLPEERREVEARMSTGELLAVISTSALELGIDIGALDLCILVGYPGTIMSTLQRGGRVGRSLKESAVVLVAQEDALDQYFMRHPEDFFERPPEAAVLNPHNEVILARHLDCAAAELPLTEGEPWLDISEVRQVMTAMEYDGRLLRSKEGDRIHSRRKQPHREVDLRGAGASYRIEALPQGASVGLVDEHRAFRETHPGAVYLHRGKTFLVKDLDLGSHTVTVTPARVDYYTRVRGSKSTEILEVHEYGSVWGTRIFRGRLRVTETITGYEKRKVRGGTLMTIVPLDLPPLVFETEGVWIEIPMEVQRQAEDKFFHFMGGIHALEHAMIGILPLIVMTDRNDLGGISTPMHPQVGLPAVFVYDAAPGGVGLTRQAYEKADDLMARTMDVVASCPCDLGCPSCVHSPKCGSGNRPIDKAAALFLLGALRDAPAPDIGPQCLPQLPDKKEETPTDGIAVTAHIPNAELRYGVLDVETQLSAQEVGGWRNARDMRVSCCVLYDSETNDYTAYREDELPAMFDRLQALDLIIGFNILRFDYSVLGPYAGALDLHSLPTLDMLQEVRRRLGYRLSLDALGAATLGAQKTADGLQALAWWKEGRIDEIIEYCTKDVELTRDLYLHGREHGYLLFTNKAKQTVRLPVEW
- a CDS encoding menaquinone biosynthetic enzyme MqnA/MqnD family protein, with amino-acid sequence MTESTEHDDPSPMKLGRIGYLNVLPIYEPIESGDQNVLGDLHFEIVSGPPSHLNQLMASGELPISAMSSVEYGRRPEQYLLIPDLAIGSRGPVQSVLLLSRKDIRNLNDADILVSAQTHTSATLLHMLLKDHYGLDKLRYTTGNATAILESGERPLAILCIGDEALTLRNHSDYPVRLDLGEAWREWTGLPFIFGLWAVSRAAFEKQPEQLRAAARVLLASKRAGVSRLSTLLPAASQASGMSVEELADYFAGLVYDLGPEELDGLRAFYAALARHGIIEKAPDLEFIEIGN
- the mqnC gene encoding cyclic dehypoxanthinyl futalosine synthase, whose product is MLIATLPDAVRSVVEAVLDGQRITKDEALLLSYEADLHTLMRLAHAVRMTKAAQRGEVENGTARVTYVVDRNINYSNICSCGCKFCAFFAAPDDARGYVLSLEELERKVEETVALGGSQILMQGGHHPDLPFSFYEEMLGHIRSRFPSIHIHAFSPPEIVYFSELYGMKVSDVVRRLREAGLASIPGGGAEILVDRVRRIVAPNKCSAGAWLGVMREAHRQGLKTTATMMFGHVETRAERIEHMIAVRELQDETGGFTAFIPWGFQPRNTVLAKDETGAVRRSPTSCSYMRVLALSRIVLDNVPNIQASWVTMGPQIAQLALLGGANDFGSTMIEENVVAATGVSFKLPEDDIRRLIREAGFIPRRRRMDYSLRDDDAGDER